The DNA region GTGTTACCTGCAGCCAATATATAACCATTCTCAGTAGGGATTATACCAGATAAGCTTGTATAATCCCTGCCATTAACTACACTTTCCATTCGCATCCAAATCCTATTGGTTGTTTTATCGTATGTCAGTTTGTCGACTTTTAATTTAGTAAGTGACGGGCCAAAGTTCTCTTTATCCATACTTTCTTGAAGTGAAAAATCGCTATATCCTATTATTTCTTTTTTAGGCATTCTTCCGCCATAGTTTATTTGCAATAAAATATATGGTGTGGCAATTCTTTTATTTGAATCAGGCTGAAAACCATAATCATAATGCTGTTTTTTAGCATTTGGTGTATTGATCGCAACTAGATTTTCATGTTCCTCTATCATATATACGGGAATTTGCACCCAGTCATCAGGCACTGTTATAGAAAATTCATCTTTCATCATTTCTTTCCCACTTGCTGTGGTTATTACACAATGCAGCAATATCAATGCTACAAAAACGAACCGCTTCATTTTATATCCCTTCTTTTACGTTTTACAACTTTAAGTACACTATTGTAAATATCCGCATCCATCAAATGATACTTCTTCATCAGCTCCCAGGGCTGGCCGGATTCGCCGAAAGTATCCTTCACCCCCACCATTTCCACAGGTACCGGGAACTCCAGCGCCAGCGCCTCGGCCACCGCGCTTCCCATTCCCCCGGCCAGCTGGTGCTCCTCGGCCGTGACCACCGCCTCGGTCTTTTTAGCAGACGCTATCAGCGCCTTTCTGTCTATCGGCTTGATGGTATGCAGGTTGATCACTTCGCAGGAGATGCCTTCTTTAGCCAACTTCTGCGCCGCCAGCAATGACAGATATACCATCAATCCGCAGGCGACGATAGTGACATCCCTGCCCTGCCGCATGATCTGGGCTTTGCCGAATTTGAACGGGGTTTTCAGGGTGGTGATCACCGGTATCGGCTCCCGTCCCAAGCGAATATAGACCGGCCCGGAGATCTTCGCAGCTTCCAAGGTGGCCAGCCAGGCCTGATGGGTATCGCAGGGGATGATCACCTTCATGTTGGGAAGGACCCGCATGATGGATATCTCCTCCAGCGCCTGGTGGGTGGCCCCGTCCGGGCCTACCGAAAGCCCGCCATGGGCCCCGGCCAGCTTGACATTCAGATCAGCATAGCAAATGGAGGTCCGTATCTGGTCCCATGCCCGGCCGGCCAGAAATACCCCGTAGGTGGTGACGAAGGGGATCTTGCCGGTCAGAGAAAGGCCCCCGGCGATCCCCAACATGTTCTGCTCGGCGATGCCGATATCGAAGAACCTTTTGGGGTATTTCTCGGCAAACCGGCTGGTCAGGGTGGACTTGGCCAGGTCGGCATCCAGCACCACCACCCTTTTATCCCTGGCTCCCAGTTCCAGCAGGGCGTCGGCATAGCCGAAACGGGTAGGCTGCTGTTCCATTGAATCAAGTTCCGTTATCTTTGCCAAATGAAAATTCTTCATATTCATCTTTGCGGATGTTTATCCAGTATGACCGCGAACGGCCAGTTAAAAAACTCAATCACCGTGGGCTTTTGAGCCGATTTGATATCGCCGGAATTGATGTCATAATAATATCCCGGCAGTTTAGCATAGACCAACCTGCCTTTTACCAGCCCGCGGTAACGGGCATCCATTTCATCTATCACGATCTTGGCATAGCCGCCCGGCTCCCTGGATTCATAAGCCAGGACCAGTCCCTCCTTTGTGGTAGGGCGATAGGGAGGCCTAAAAGAAACACTGGAATGTCCGGAATTCAGGCTGTCACCAAACTCTATTTCTGCCCCGACAACGATACTTTCAATGTTTAACTCCAGCCCGAGCCCGGGTAGAGGAAAAGTCGAACTTTTCCTCAGGGGAAATACAATATTTATAGCCTTAGGCCGCGGCCCCAGGTCACCATATCCCTCGATGATGAAACCGGCCTCCGGCCCTGGCTCCCAGACATATTTTGAGCCGTCAAGAAGCATGGAGTACGGTTCGGTTGGAGTTTTACTTGAGCTGCAACCCAAAACAAGCAAAACATTAACAATAGCCACTAAATATTTATATTTCAATTTATTAATCACTGTGCTTTATTGCGATTTTAAGGCCTGGTGAACCTTTTCTAACAGATCCGGGATCTCCAATTTTTGGGGGCATTTGGGCTGACATCTCCGGCACCCGGTGCAGGCTGCCGCCCTCTCCCCCTCCTTCAGCCGGTTGGCATACTGCCATTTCGGGCCGTTGTAATTGTTATAACGTTCGGCCTCGTTGTACATGGCAAAATTCGCCGGGATATTGACCCCATAGAAACACGGCATGCAGTATCCGCACTGGGTGCAGTCTATGGCCTTGGAATTGAGATAGGCCTTTTTCACCTCTGCGATGACCTTCAACTCGATCTCGGACAGCTTTTGAGAACCGGAGTTCTCGGCGATCCGCAGATTATCCCGGACCTGCTCCAGAGTGCTCATCCCGCTTAGCACCAGGGAAACCCCCGGCTGGCTCCAGGTCCATAAAAGACCCCATTCGGCCGGACTGCGGGTTATGCCAGATCGCTGGAAGATCTGACGTATATTCTCCGGCGGATCGGCCAAAGAACCTCCCCGAAGCGGCTCCATCACTATCACCGGGATGTTCTTTGCGGCAGCATACTGCAGGCCAGCCGTGCCGGCCTGGTTTTCGGTATCCATATAATTATACTGGATCTGGCAGAAATCCCACTTATGTTCGTCTATTATCTGTTTAAAGACCTCCGGCCCGTCGTGAAAGGAAAAGCCCAGGGAGCCGATCTGCCCGGCCTCCAACTTTCTTTGGGCCCATTCCAGCACGTTGAAACCCTTTAGCTTCTCCCAGGGGGTTTTGCTGAGGGCGTGAAGCAGATAATAGTCTATCCTCCCTGTTTCCAATCGGGCCAGCTGCTCGGCAAATATCCGGTCCATATCTTCGACTGAATTGACCGCCCAATAGGGCAGTTTGGTGGCCAGCCGTACCTTCTCCCGGTATCCGTCCCTGAGGGCCTGTCCCACCGTCGTTTCGCTTTTCCCGTTATGATAGCCGTAGGCGGTGTCAATATAGTTGACGCCGTTGTCCACCGCCAGGCGGATCATTTCTATGGCCTGGGGCAGATCGATATCTCCTGGATCGGCGCTCTTAAGCGGCAGGCGCATGGCGCCAAAGCCTAATATGGATACATGAAAGTCATCTTTTCCGAATTTGCGGTAGTGCATTGTATTATTGATCAAACGTTTATTATTCTTTATGTCATCCTGAGAATACTCACAAACGTGGCTGGGCGTAGGATGACATTACTCACCCGTTCGGCTTGGCTGGCAATGATGTGTCCTCAGGGTGACAAGAAAAAGTCACCATTTGTCATGATGTACTTTTTTGGCGGAATAGCGTTTTATCGGCTTAACTTTTGTTTTGGGATAACCAATCGAAATCAGCGCCATTGGAATAACGCTTTTAGGTATGCCTAGATATTTCTGAAATCCCTTTACCCTTTCCAGCCGGGGATACACACCACACCAGACCGCGCCCAAGCCCAGGGCATGGGCCGTCAGCAGAATGTTTTGGGTGGCCGCCGAGCAGTCCTGCACCCAGTAATCCTTGCTGATTTCAGCCCTAAGATCCCCGCAGACCACGATGGCGCAGGAGGCTTCCTTCAGCATCTGGGCATAAGGATGGATCTTGGTGATGGCAGTCAGTATTTCGCGATCCGACACCACAATGAACTGCCAGGCCTGCTGGTTGCAGGCCGAGGGCGCATTCATAGCCGCTTCCAACAGTTTTTTGACCTGTGCCGAAGAAACTTGCTTGGTGGTATAACTACGGATGCTGCGCCGAGTCATTATGGCTTTTAATGTTTCCATGTTTTCCTGATTTGGCATTATAGGTTTAACAGGTTCAATAAGTTTAAAATGTTAAACTATTTAATTCTTTCATTGCCTTCGCGTATTCTTCCCTATTCGGGGCCCTGCCGTGCCAGCCGGCCTGGTTTTCCATAAAAGAAACTCCCTTACCCTTGACCGTCCGGGCTATGATGACGGTGGGCTTTATCTTTGACTGCCCGGCTTTGATAAAAGCCTTTTTGATCCGTGCAATATCATGCCCATTAACCTCGATGACGTTCCAGCGGAAGGCCCGCCACTTATCGGCCAGTGGCGCCAGGCCCATCACCTTCTCCACCGGACCGTCTATCTGCAGATTGTTGTAGTCCACTATGCCGATAAGATTGTTCAGTTTGAAATGCCCGGCGGCCATGGCGGCCTCCCATATCTGGCCCTCCTGCAGTTCGCCGTCACCCATCAAGCAGAAGACTCTGGCTTTATTGCCGTCCATCTTCAACCCCAGCGCCGTTCCGGCGGCAATGGACAGTCCCTGCCCCAGCGAGCCGCTGGACATCTCTATTCCCGGAGTCTTCAAACTGTGGGGATGCCCCTGCAAGAGAGAACCAAGATGCCGGAAGGTGGCCAGATGTTTCTTAGGAAAGTATCCCGATTCTGCCAGGGCGGCATACAGCACCGGACAGGCATGGCCCTTGGATAAAAAGAACCTATCCCTCTGTTCCCATTTGGGGTTCTTGGGATCGTGCTTCATGATGTCGAAATACAGGACCGCCATGATATCGGCCGATGAAAGCGAACCGCCGGGATGTCCGGAGCCCGCTTTATAGGTCATCTCGATTATATCCCGGCGTATCTGTCGGGCGATCTTTTTTAACTGCGCGAGGGTCATCTTTTATTTCTTCACCTTGGCCCAGTCGTCGTTGAATTTCTTGATCCCGATGTCGGTCAGGGGATGCTGGGCCAGCATCTTCAGCACGTTGAAGGGCACCGTAGCGATATGGGCCCCTATCTTGGCGCAGTCCAGCACATGGAGAGGCGTCCGGATGCTGGCCGCCAGCACCTGGGCAGGCAAATCATAATTGTCATAGATATGGACGATCTCCTCGATCAGCCCCATGCCATACTCCGAGACATCATCCAGCCGGCCCACGAACGGGCTGATGAAGGTGGCCCCGGCCTTGGCCGCCAGCAGGGCCTGGTTGGCCGAGAACACCAGGGTGATATGGGTCTTGATGCCTTTTTTCGACAGCTCTTTGACCGCCTTGAGCCCCTCCAGGGTCATCGGTATCTTGACGGCCACATTGGGGTGGATCTTGATCAGCGGCTCGGCCTCCTTCAGCATGCCGGGTGCATCGGGGCTTAAGACCTCGGCCGAAACAGGCCCGTCCACTATGGCGCAGATCTCCTTTACCACCTGGGCGAAATCGCGCCCCTCCTTGGCGATCAGGCTGGGGTTGGTGGTCACCCCGTCGATGATCCCCCAGCTGGCGGCCTCTTTGATCTCGGATACATTGGCGGTATCTATGAACAGCTTCATTTTAGCGCTCCTGTATTAATTAAAAAACCTTCGTTCCTGATAATGAACGAAAGCAACTGTTGATCTGACATCGGGTTTTATTATACTTAAAATGCCCGGATTTGTCAACCGCCTAGAAATCGCTGTCCAGACTGATATGGACTTTCCCCTGTCCCCAACCGTCCCCCCGGCCCAGGCCGTAGACCAGGCTGATCCAGCCCAGGGCGGTGTCCATCCGGAAGCCGGCCCCGTATCCGGAGCGGTAGCCACGCTGAGACCTTTCGGGATCATAGTAATAGCCCAGATCGTAGAACGGAAAAAGCTCCAAGCGGCGGTCCGGCGAATAGCGGTATTCCAGGTTGCCCCAGGCCAGCTGATTGGCGATGAACTGCTCCTCCCAGTAGCCCCGCAGGGAAGCGGCCCCGCCCATGGAGAACTGGTCGGAACGCGGCACCGGCTGCTCGCTGGAGATGACCGCCCTAAAATGCCCTGCCAGCGATATCGACTGCCCGCTGAATATTCCCTGAACCTGACCGGCATCCAGCTTGACCCGTGAGACGGTCAATTGAACCGAGGGGTCGTAATATCTTTTGCGGCCGTATTCGATCTCTAATTTTGATAAGAAGCCTCTGGGGCTGAGTGATCCGTCCCGGTAATCGGCCTCCAGGGACCACAGCGAATTGTATTTGATGTTCCGCTTGATAAGCTGGGCCGACCCCGGCACCACCCGCACCGCCTCGGCCCCCACCCCGGCGGTGAAATGCTCCCCGGCCGGAAGGTCCGCCATCATTCTGCCCGAGCTTTGGGTATAGGTGGAATCCTCAATGCGGTGGCTCACCGCGGCGGTAAGGCCCATGTTCAGGGAAAATATCCAGGGGGTGGAGAACTCGGCCGACAGCCGGCTGTTCTCCTGGCGCAGACGCTGCCAGCTGATCCTGGCCCGGCGCCCGGCCCCGCCCAGATTGGAAAAGGCCATATCGATGCTGCCGGTCAGCCAGCCGTTCTGCCGGGTCTCATCGCGGTTATATCCCACGGCTCCGAAGATATTATTGTACCGTCCCTCCTCCACAGCGATCAGCAGATTCTCGGATCCCGCCCGATCTCCGGCGGTCAGCATCGGTTCGGAAACCGACCGGAAAAGCCCGCTCTTGATGAGCCTGGCCCGTCCTTTTTCAATATTCCTTCGGTTGAATGCCACTCCCGGAGCCAGGCCCGATAATCTCAGCAGAGCCTGATCTTTGGTCTGAACATTGCCGGCAAACCTGATTTGGTCTATGTTTACCCTGGGGCCTTCTTCGATCTGGTAGCTGTAATCCAGCCGGCTGCCGGACAGGGAGAAGTCACCGACCGCTATTCTGGCATGGGGGAATCCGTTGTCGGCGTAAACCAGCGACAGCGCCGCTATGTCACGCAGTATCTTGCCTTCCGAAAGCGTTCCCTTTGGCCGGGCAGAAAGCAGGCCCGCCAGATAACTTTGGCCCAGATAGTTGTTGCCGGTGATTATTATATTTCCAGCGCTGGGAATGATGCCGTTGGTTATTTTCACTTTGGCCTCGGTGCTGTCGGGCGAATACTCCAGTTCCAGTTCAGCCAGAAAACATCCGGCCCTGTTCAATTCTCCCAGCAGCCTATTCAGCCCCGCCGGCAGGCCTTCCGAAGACAGGCCTGTTTCCGGCCGGAAACCGATGATGGCATTCATCTGCTTTGTGCTGAACGGAGACTGCCCGTCATAATCCATTCGACCGACCTTAGCCGGCTGAGCCGCCGAAACTAAAGCCAGCAGGATGGCCGCCGTCAGGATGTGTGTTCTCTTTTTAAAAATATGCCCTTACCTCCATCCTTCCGTTGTGAGCGGTCTTTTTACCGTCCTCTTTCCGTCCGTCATAAGAAGACGATATGGTGAAATAGTTGTTTATGCGGTAATCGTATGTTGCCCGCCAGGTCTTGGTCCAATCCAGGGGGCGGGTGTAGCGGAACTCCAGGGGAATGTTCTCCAAAGGCTGATCGGCTTTCCGGTGGATCACCCCAGCCTCAGCCTTAAGCTGTCCGGAGAGAGACAGCTTCCGGGACAGGCCGGGGGACAAGGACCAGTGCTGAAAATTCGTGACCGGCACCGGCAGGTTATATCGCTGGATCCTCTCCCTTCCGGCCTCCAGCTTGGCGTTCAGATCAAGCTGCCGGCTTAGGCTATATAATATATCAGTTCCCAGAACATCAGGCCGGGCGCTGCTTTCCAGGCCGATCAGGTCGTTGTAGGTTTCCGATATGTTCGATGACAAATATAACGACAGCCTGGTCCTGGCATCCAGAGGATACCCTAGCTCGGCTTTTCGCTCGTTGCTACGGCGCACCGTGGCGGTGGACAGGGTCTGGTTGTCGCGATCCCGGCGCCAGCGGTACAGCAGCCTGGCGTTCCAGCCGCCCCCGGCATAATAGCCGACATCCCCCGAAAGATCCATCGATCCGGAAATATCCTGGGGATGGCTTTCCAGCGAGGGCAGGGTGGCCAGCAGGGCGGGGTTTAATTTTCTCAGGGATTTTATTGCCGAAAGAGCCGCCAGATCCAGCCGGAAGCCGGTCCACCAGGCCGGAGAAAAATACTGTCCCGGGTTGAACTGCAGATAGCTTCTGGCCGAGATCTCGCTGGCCCGGCTGGACGGCCCCTCCTCCAGTATCTGCTTAAGGTAGTTGCCGGCGGTGTCGGGATAGTAGGCCCCGGAAAGCGAGTCGTAGCTGTAATCCCCGGCCCTGTCCGGCACCTTGACATACACTTCCTTTAAGAGACGAGCCTCGGTGGCATTGAGGCTGTAATCCAATCCGGTTCGGAGGGATTGCTGCCAGGCGGAGTAGTCCACCCTCAGCAGCCCCAGATTGCTTTTCTGATCCTGCCCTGAGGAATTGGGCCGGATGGCCTTGCTGCGATAGGTGTGGTCCAGGCTCAAGGCCAGCGATCCCCCGGCATCGTACTTCATAAAACTACTGACCTGGTCGGTATGGCTGGCTCCCTGCCATATCTGCTCCAGGCTGTCGCGCAACAGGTCCTCGCGCCGGGAATAGCGGCTGCCCCAGTTAAGTTTGTTGGGGCGGCAGGCAAATCCCAGAAAACCCTCCATTATCCGGCCTCCCGAAGAGGCCCCGCTGTGATAATAATTATCATCCAGAGTATTGCTGGCCCCGGCCTGATAGGTAACTTTACCTTGGGATATTTCCGCCTCTGTCCGGTGTTCCTGCCGTCCGGCCGAAGACAGCAGGCTGTCGATCCAGGCCCGGCCCAGCAGGGTCTTACGGTAATTGTAGGAGACGGTCAGGGCCGGCCAAGGCTTGAAGCTGGAGGACCCCTGGTACTTGCGCAGCCACAACCCATCCCTGAGATTGAGCCGCCCCCAGCCTCCGCCGACCTTAAGATATCCGGCCGGCCAGTAGCCGGCCTTATATTCCTGGGAACGCTGCCCCTCCATGGGATCATGCCTTTTGAGGCCGGTCCAGCCCCCCAGCCCCCAGCGGCTCTCGAAATCGCCCTCGGCAAGGCCCAGCTCCGAACGGAAATCGCTGCCATACGATATGCCCCGGCCGGACACTTCGAAGCCGCCCCAGTCCAGGGTGTCCCGGCGCCAGAGCAGATCATACTTGCCGCCGTCGCCGGCATTATCGCCGTCATCCAGCGATGACAGGGTGTTCAGATCCTTCCAGGTCCTGGCCCCGTTGACAGCCAGCCGGCCGCCTCCCCAAAGGGTTTTTAACTGCAGGCCCAGCGACCGGAATTCTTCCGGACGGGGATATCTTTTCAGGGCCGCGTATTCTCCTTTCCCCGCACCGGCATATACAAAAGCCCCCAAGACACTGTCATAAACGTAATCACCTTTCCCCGAGCCCATCCAGGTAAAGGATACGGCATATCGGCCCAAACCCCTTCCGGCATATAAGTAGACGGAGTCCGGTTTATCGTAGTCGCCGTTGCCGCTGTCGGCCAGAGACCCTCCGTCGCCCCAAAGTTTTGTGGTGTCGTCCCCGGCCTCTTCCAGCACCGATCTCCATACATCGTTCATCTCCCCGGCTGACGGCTGTTTGGGATCATCGGATTCCTGGTAATAGGCGCTGCTTATCAGCAGGTTCTTTCCGGCATACAGGTCGTTGCTGACAAAATACAGGTTCCGGGAAAAGCTCTCCAGTGAATATTCGAACTCGGCGGTGATCCTGGAATCGTCGGTGATCATCCGGCGCGGGGTGAACAATATCTGGCCCTTATCATAGTCTATGGTATAGTCGCGGTCACTCCCCCGTTGCAGCAGCGTCCCGTCCAGCCAAATCCGGTCGCTGTTGGCCAGCACCCGGAAAGCATTGGCCCCTTCCGGAACGGTAAGCTGGTAGGGCCCCTGAACCCCGTCCCGGCCAGAGAAGCGGACATATCCCGGCTTCCCTTTGGCGCTGGACACCGAAAATCCCAGGGAGTTTGACCGGTAGGAGAAGGCCGCATCCAGCCCCTGCAACTGGCGCTGGACATTAAGCAGTTCCTGGCGGTGATATGACAGGTCGTAATCCCCCACCACTGCCGACCAGTTGGAGGAGTTGGCCCGGATGAATATCT from Candidatus Edwardsbacteria bacterium includes:
- a CDS encoding transketolase family protein; amino-acid sequence: MEQQPTRFGYADALLELGARDKRVVVLDADLAKSTLTSRFAEKYPKRFFDIGIAEQNMLGIAGGLSLTGKIPFVTTYGVFLAGRAWDQIRTSICYADLNVKLAGAHGGLSVGPDGATHQALEEISIMRVLPNMKVIIPCDTHQAWLATLEAAKISGPVYIRLGREPIPVITTLKTPFKFGKAQIMRQGRDVTIVACGLMVYLSLLAAQKLAKEGISCEVINLHTIKPIDRKALIASAKKTEAVVTAEEHQLAGGMGSAVAEALALEFPVPVEMVGVKDTFGESGQPWELMKKYHLMDADIYNSVLKVVKRKRRDIK
- a CDS encoding aldo/keto reductase; protein product: MHYRKFGKDDFHVSILGFGAMRLPLKSADPGDIDLPQAIEMIRLAVDNGVNYIDTAYGYHNGKSETTVGQALRDGYREKVRLATKLPYWAVNSVEDMDRIFAEQLARLETGRIDYYLLHALSKTPWEKLKGFNVLEWAQRKLEAGQIGSLGFSFHDGPEVFKQIIDEHKWDFCQIQYNYMDTENQAGTAGLQYAAAKNIPVIVMEPLRGGSLADPPENIRQIFQRSGITRSPAEWGLLWTWSQPGVSLVLSGMSTLEQVRDNLRIAENSGSQKLSEIELKVIAEVKKAYLNSKAIDCTQCGYCMPCFYGVNIPANFAMYNEAERYNNYNGPKWQYANRLKEGERAAACTGCRRCQPKCPQKLEIPDLLEKVHQALKSQ
- a CDS encoding nitroreductase family protein, with amino-acid sequence METLKAIMTRRSIRSYTTKQVSSAQVKKLLEAAMNAPSACNQQAWQFIVVSDREILTAITKIHPYAQMLKEASCAIVVCGDLRAEISKDYWVQDCSAATQNILLTAHALGLGAVWCGVYPRLERVKGFQKYLGIPKSVIPMALISIGYPKTKVKPIKRYSAKKVHHDKW
- a CDS encoding transketolase; the encoded protein is MTLAQLKKIARQIRRDIIEMTYKAGSGHPGGSLSSADIMAVLYFDIMKHDPKNPKWEQRDRFFLSKGHACPVLYAALAESGYFPKKHLATFRHLGSLLQGHPHSLKTPGIEMSSGSLGQGLSIAAGTALGLKMDGNKARVFCLMGDGELQEGQIWEAAMAAGHFKLNNLIGIVDYNNLQIDGPVEKVMGLAPLADKWRAFRWNVIEVNGHDIARIKKAFIKAGQSKIKPTVIIARTVKGKGVSFMENQAGWHGRAPNREEYAKAMKELNSLTF
- the fsa gene encoding fructose-6-phosphate aldolase, with protein sequence MKLFIDTANVSEIKEAASWGIIDGVTTNPSLIAKEGRDFAQVVKEICAIVDGPVSAEVLSPDAPGMLKEAEPLIKIHPNVAVKIPMTLEGLKAVKELSKKGIKTHITLVFSANQALLAAKAGATFISPFVGRLDDVSEYGMGLIEEIVHIYDNYDLPAQVLAASIRTPLHVLDCAKIGAHIATVPFNVLKMLAQHPLTDIGIKKFNDDWAKVKK
- a CDS encoding BamA/TamA family outer membrane protein codes for the protein MDYDGQSPFSTKQMNAIIGFRPETGLSSEGLPAGLNRLLGELNRAGCFLAELELEYSPDSTEAKVKITNGIIPSAGNIIITGNNYLGQSYLAGLLSARPKGTLSEGKILRDIAALSLVYADNGFPHARIAVGDFSLSGSRLDYSYQIEEGPRVNIDQIRFAGNVQTKDQALLRLSGLAPGVAFNRRNIEKGRARLIKSGLFRSVSEPMLTAGDRAGSENLLIAVEEGRYNNIFGAVGYNRDETRQNGWLTGSIDMAFSNLGGAGRRARISWQRLRQENSRLSAEFSTPWIFSLNMGLTAAVSHRIEDSTYTQSSGRMMADLPAGEHFTAGVGAEAVRVVPGSAQLIKRNIKYNSLWSLEADYRDGSLSPRGFLSKLEIEYGRKRYYDPSVQLTVSRVKLDAGQVQGIFSGQSISLAGHFRAVISSEQPVPRSDQFSMGGAASLRGYWEEQFIANQLAWGNLEYRYSPDRRLELFPFYDLGYYYDPERSQRGYRSGYGAGFRMDTALGWISLVYGLGRGDGWGQGKVHISLDSDF